The Acinetobacter lwoffii genomic sequence CAGACTGGCTGTTGCCTGTTGCTCCGAAGCTGCCACAGGTGCAGCAAACACGGTTGTACTCATCACCGGTGCTAAAGTCACTGCACCCAGAGCCATAGCACAGACGGTTTTACGAAGCATATTCATAATTTCACCCTTATATTTTGCTTGATCGCAATTTATTTGATAGCTCATCTTAAACGAAAATTAAAAGCTAAAATGATAGAAAATAAGAACTTTTGTATTGTTATTAATTCGAAACTGGTTTTTTTGTTCATCATCATGAAGATTTCAGGACAATTTTTACATTATGGAATGTCGCTTAATCTGAACATTAATTTTCAGGCATAAAAAAACCCACAATAACTGTGGGCTTTTTTTCTATCTCAGCGGATTACGCGTCAACAGATACGTAGCGACGGCCAAATTGACCTTTCACTTCGAATTTTACTACGCCATCAGCAGTAGCAAATAATGTATGGTCACGACCCATACCAACGTTTTGACCAGCGTGGAATTCAGTACCACGTTGACGAACGATGATGTTACCTGCAGTTACAGTTTGACCACCGTAAACTTTAACACCTAACATCTTAGGATTCGAATCACGACCGTTCTTAGTCGAACCACCGGCTTTTTTAGTTGCCATGTCTATTTACTCCTCGTAATTAGCCTGAAATAGCTGTAATTTTCAACTCAGTGAACCATTGACGGTGACCTTGTTGTTTACGGTAGTGTTTACGACGACGCATTTTGATGATGCGGATTTTGTCGTGACGACCATGGCTAACTACTTCAGCAGTTACAGTAGCACCAGCAACAACTGGAGCACCGATTTGAATGCTTTCACCGTTAACAAGCATCAATACGTCATCAAACGTAATAGTCGCGCCAGTTTCAGCTTTCAATAATTCTACTTTAAGGGTTTCACCCTCAACTACACGGTGCTGTTTACCACCGCTTTGGATTACTGCGTACATAATGTACTCCAAACAAGCCCGTGTCGTCGTGCCGATAAAGGAATATATCGAACTTAAGACGTACGCCACTGGGGGGATATCTAAGGGCGAGGATTTTAAGGGATATTCAAAAAAACAACAAGCCATTTTACTGAAATAATAATGAGCAGGATGCGCTAATTATTTAACTATTAAATAATTTCTATCAAATCAAATACTCAAGATATATTCAGCAACAAAATAATACAGCAGAAATCCGGCCAGTTTGATTAATATACTCAGCCTGACGAATAGGGCCACGCCCCCTGACCTTTCCTGATTTTTATGGCTCGAAATATGGATCGAATCTACATAAGATCTATAAAAAGCTGATTTTTAGTGGAGTTTATGCATTTCTTAGGTTTCACTCATGTTATAAATTGTTAAACTACGCCCAGCGATTTACCAGACTAGAGGTTTTCTTTCACATGACCATCGACTTTAAGCAAGATATTCTCGCTCCTGTTGCTAACGACTTTGCTGCGATGGACACATTCATTAATGAAGGAATTACCTCAAAAGTTGCATTAGTGATGGCCGTCAGCAAACATGTGGTAGAAGCGGGTGGCAAACGTATGCGCCCGATTATGTGCCTTTTGGCCGCCAAGGCGTGTGGTGCTGAAAATTTAGAACCGCACCGTAAACTGGCTGCAATTATTGAAATGCTGCATACCGCAACACTGGTGCATGATGATGTGGTAGATGAATCCGGTCTGCGTCGCGGCCGCCCGACGGCCAATGCTACCTGGAATAACCAGACTGCGGTTTTGGTGGGTGACTTTCTGATTTCACGTGCTTTTGATTTGCTGGTCGATCTGAACAACATGGTGTTGCTCAAAGATTTTTCGACCGGTACCTGTGAAATTGCTGAAGGTGAAGTGCTGCAACTACAATCCCAGCATCAGCCGGAAACCACTGAAGCGACTTATTTGAATATTATTCATGGCAAGACCTCGCGCCTGTTTGAACTGGCAACAGAAGGTGCTGCCATTTTGTCGGACAAAAACGAATTCCGTCAGCCTTTAAAAACCTTTGCCGGACATTTCGGCAATGCTTTCCAGATTATTGATGACATTTTAGATTACACTTCCGATGCGGACACGCTCGGCAAAAATATTGGTGATGATCTCATGGAAGGTAAACCGACCCTGCCATTGATTGCGGCACTGAAAAACACCACCGGTGAGCAACATGAAATCATCCGTCGCAGTATTGCGACTGGCGGTACGGAACATCTGGAACAGGTCATTCAAATTGTCAATGAATCTGGTGCGCTGGATTATTGCCGTCAACGTGCTACAGAAGAAACTGAAATTGCAATTGATGCCTTACAGGCATTACCTGACTCCGAATATCGTCAGGCCCTGATTAATCTGGCCAAACTGGCCCTACACCGAATTCAGTAACTTTTAAACTCGCCTATGCATATCAATTTTCTAGATCTTTTTCAAAACATGCAACACCAGCTTGAACAACCTCGGGCGGTGCTGGATGAAAATCTTCTGATTGAACTGGTTGAAAGAATCAGACCAGAAGACAGCAGAAATACCGAAGAGATCGAAGCGAAATTCAATGCATTTATCCGGGCTTTATTACTCACCCCGAATGCGGTTGCCACGCTTCAAACCTTTACCCTGCGGATCATTAACCGCTATAAACAAACCGGTCTGTTTTCCGATACCGGTATTTTGTCTCTGGATGGGTTCTGGAACCAGCTGAATCAGCGCCTTGGCGCGCATGTCTTACCGCTGATTCCCGACCATCAGCAACTCCAGGAATTATTCCGCAAGGTTTTTTATCAGCGTACCGATAAATACTGGCTGGATTATTTTGATGAAGATGACTGGCAACGTTTATTTTCAGTCCTGAATCAGGGACATTCCAATCAGCCTGAAAAAACCCGAATTAAAGACCAACTGATCAAGGCATTGACCATTTTGTCTTACCGGATCAGTGGTATTGGTCTGCACCCTGAATTTATTAATGCCCAGCCTGAACTGATGGAATATGAATCTCCTTTTCTGGTACAGAATCGTGAGATTAACGAGTTTATTCAGGAATATAAAAAACGTTACAACACAGTCACCCTAGTCGATTCGATTACCCCACCGGATGCCTCACAAGCACTGGTGATGCTGGAACAATGTCATGATGTCGTGGCCAAGATTCGCCGTTCTACCAAGCGGACTGGCGTCAGTGTCAGTCTGACCTATATGCTGGCACTGCTAGAACAGTGTCTGGAACGCGTTGAAATCCTGCTCAATATGGTCATGGATGACGATGATCTGCGTTATCAATCCATTGGCCTGTTTATGGCGGACATTACTGAAGCAATTTATAGCGAACGCAGTGTGCGGGCTCTGCTGGCCACCAATAGCGAACTTTTGGCTTTACAGGTAACTGAAAATGCCAGCAAGACCGGTGAACATTATGTGAGTACCGACAAGAAAGGCTTTCTGGCCATGTACAAATCGGCTGCAGGTGCTGGTGCCATCATCGCGACGATGGCCACCTTAAAAATTCTGATGACA encodes the following:
- the rpmA gene encoding 50S ribosomal protein L27 gives rise to the protein MATKKAGGSTKNGRDSNPKMLGVKVYGGQTVTAGNIIVRQRGTEFHAGQNVGMGRDHTLFATADGVVKFEVKGQFGRRYVSVDA
- the rplU gene encoding 50S ribosomal protein L21, with amino-acid sequence MYAVIQSGGKQHRVVEGETLKVELLKAETGATITFDDVLMLVNGESIQIGAPVVAGATVTAEVVSHGRHDKIRIIKMRRRKHYRKQQGHRQWFTELKITAISG
- the sdsA gene encoding All-trans-nonaprenyl-diphosphate synthase, translated to MTIDFKQDILAPVANDFAAMDTFINEGITSKVALVMAVSKHVVEAGGKRMRPIMCLLAAKACGAENLEPHRKLAAIIEMLHTATLVHDDVVDESGLRRGRPTANATWNNQTAVLVGDFLISRAFDLLVDLNNMVLLKDFSTGTCEIAEGEVLQLQSQHQPETTEATYLNIIHGKTSRLFELATEGAAILSDKNEFRQPLKTFAGHFGNAFQIIDDILDYTSDADTLGKNIGDDLMEGKPTLPLIAALKNTTGEQHEIIRRSIATGGTEHLEQVIQIVNESGALDYCRQRATEETEIAIDALQALPDSEYRQALINLAKLALHRIQ
- a CDS encoding site-specific recombinase, with translation MHINFLDLFQNMQHQLEQPRAVLDENLLIELVERIRPEDSRNTEEIEAKFNAFIRALLLTPNAVATLQTFTLRIINRYKQTGLFSDTGILSLDGFWNQLNQRLGAHVLPLIPDHQQLQELFRKVFYQRTDKYWLDYFDEDDWQRLFSVLNQGHSNQPEKTRIKDQLIKALTILSYRISGIGLHPEFINAQPELMEYESPFLVQNREINEFIQEYKKRYNTVTLVDSITPPDASQALVMLEQCHDVVAKIRRSTKRTGVSVSLTYMLALLEQCLERVEILLNMVMDDDDLRYQSIGLFMADITEAIYSERSVRALLATNSELLALQVTENASKTGEHYVSTDKKGFLAMYKSAAGAGAIIATMATLKILMTRLTMAPLMQAFSYSMNYSLGFMLIHVLHFTVATKQPAMTAAALAATVQQRKGSKMAQIAELAALIVNIIRTQFVAILGNISIAIPVAALITLLWDFALHEPLMNHAKAAKTLHDLNPFTSLAIPHAAIAGVCLFLSGLLAGYFDNMAVYRKVGPRLKAHVRLSQLMGQERLYRFADYIERNLGALAGNFIFGIMLGSMGTIGFILGLPLDIRHIAFASANFIQGLITINGPDIGLIVVSFLGVLLIGLTNLFVSFTLTIIVALRARRVRFEQWKPLAKLVMTHFLTRPSDFFWPPKQSIEIDENHTSTKTQN